A window of Chloroflexota bacterium contains these coding sequences:
- a CDS encoding phosphorylase: MPEPASTPAHDPEGRPVLPLDPPRAPLAMIGGAVTRALRFPHDLTDPDVEVVATDLVYQTPSGISAPFKHLRLTRAPEVGGGTVDVLYLRYLGVRSGATRRQDTEAAFHVFAAAGVQRIVTDDNMGSLNPLLDPGDLVVCHDFIDFFKEASVAPLEGKLVRMREPYCPSLRKQIVETARASTPNRVFRRGVYAVSHGTRFESPAEIQVYRQLGGDIVGYSVIPTIYLARALGICYAGLYLVSNYGEGLIEDWDHDSVWQESDSIAPRMGQILLDVLKRAPLPPECGCAAYCTPRPPGVVNYPDK, from the coding sequence ATGCCTGAGCCGGCCTCAACCCCAGCCCACGACCCAGAGGGACGGCCGGTGCTGCCGCTCGATCCGCCGAGAGCGCCGCTGGCGATGATCGGCGGGGCGGTCACCCGGGCGCTGCGCTTCCCGCACGACCTGACCGATCCCGATGTCGAGGTCGTGGCCACGGACCTCGTCTACCAGACGCCGTCCGGCATCAGCGCGCCGTTCAAGCATCTGCGGCTGACGCGTGCGCCAGAGGTCGGCGGCGGCACGGTAGATGTCCTCTACCTGCGCTATCTGGGCGTGCGCTCGGGAGCGACCCGGCGGCAGGACACGGAGGCGGCGTTCCACGTCTTCGCGGCGGCGGGCGTCCAGCGCATCGTCACCGACGACAACATGGGCAGCCTCAACCCGCTGCTCGACCCCGGCGATCTGGTGGTCTGCCACGACTTCATCGACTTCTTCAAGGAAGCGAGCGTAGCGCCGCTGGAGGGCAAGCTCGTGCGGATGCGCGAGCCGTACTGCCCCTCCCTGCGGAAGCAGATCGTCGAGACGGCCCGCGCCTCGACCCCGAACCGGGTCTTCCGGCGCGGCGTCTACGCCGTCAGCCACGGCACCCGCTTTGAGTCGCCGGCCGAGATCCAGGTGTACCGGCAGCTTGGCGGCGACATCGTCGGCTACAGCGTCATCCCGACGATCTACCTCGCGCGGGCGCTGGGGATCTGCTACGCCGGGCTGTACCTCGTCAGCAACTACGGCGAGGGGCTGATCGAGGACTGGGACCACGACAGCGTCTGGCAGGAGAGCGACTCCATCGCGCCGAGGATGGGGCAGATCCTGCTGGATGTGCTCAAGCGCGCGCCGCTGCCCCCCGAGTGCGGCTGTGCCGCCTACTGCACGCCGCGCCCGCCGGGCGTGGTCAACTACCCCGACAAGTGA